The nucleotide sequence CGCGATCCGCCAGCCCGAGGCGTCGCGGAAGACGAGGTCATAAAAGCGGTTGGCCGCGTCCATAGCCACCACGGCCTGGCCGGCCAGGAGGGCGGGCGCGTCCGGGGCGGCGGCGTACGGATCGGCCGGGGCTGGACCCAGGCCGGTCACCCGGGCCAGAACCAGGGCCGTATCCCGGTCCAGCAGGCCGGACAGGCGGCGCAGCACATAGACGGGCGTTTGTTCCGGGTCGGCCCCGCCCAGCCCCGATGCCACGGTCAGCCCCCGGCCGGCGTGGGCGCGGAAATAGGCCGGCCAGTAGTCCGGGCCGACCAGTTCGGTGTTGACGGCGGTAAACAGGTCCGGGGCGACAAGGCGCGCGCCCTCGGGCAGGCCGGCGATGAGCCGGCTTTGGCAGGCCAGGGCGGCCACCCGCCAGCGCGCGCCGGCCGCGATCTTGGAGTCGCGCACTGAGGCGTTGACCGAGGCGTTAACCAGGGCGGCAAGCCCGACGACCAGCCCTAGCCCGGCGGCCAGAACGCGCCTTGGCCCGGCTGGCAAACGCCCGGCCAGGGCCAAGCCGCCAAGGGCCAGGAGCACGGCCACGGCGTAAAAGGAAAAGGTGGTGGTGACGTACCAGGCCAGACCCGAGGCGGCCGGTTCCTGATATTTGGGCGACAGGGCAATGAGCGCATTGGGGCAGACCACGGCAAAGGCGCACAGAAGCCAGGTGAGCCAGGGCACGCGCGCCCGGACGGCCCGGTCCAGGCAATGATAGGTCAGCCCGCCGGCCAAAAGGCCCAGGGCCACCCAGGCCGGGGCGAGCAGGGACAGGTTGGCGGCCAGCTCCGACAGGTACTGGCCAAAGGACAGGACATAGGCCTTGGCAAACTGCGGGAAGCGGTTGACGTATTCGAGGTTGAAGGCAAATCCGCCCAGGGGCAGGGCCGGGCGGCTGTAGGCCCAGGCCGTCTTGAGGATGGCCGCCGGGCTGGTGAGGTCCAGGGCGTTGCCGGCGTACTGACTGGGGTGGGCCAGGCGGTAGCCGAGGTAGACGGCGGCGTAGGCCGGCAGCACGGCAAAGGCCGGGAGCATGGCGCGCAAGCGCTCCCGCGCGCCGCCCCGGGCGGTCAGCCAGACCAGGCCGGCCAGGATCGGGACGTAGGCGACAAAGGCCTCGAAATGGCAAAAAGCCAGAAAAAGAGCGAGGTTGGCCACCACGAGCCAGCCCGTCCGGCCGGTCTCGGCCCGGCGGGCCAGGGCGTAGCCGGCCAAAAGCAGGCAGAGCATCCCGGAATCAAAGACCAAGGGATAGGCCGTCAGGATGTTGTGGTGCCAGTTGTCCTGATACAGGCCAAGGGCCAAAGTCGCGACGAGAAGGCCCAGCTCCGGGCGGCGCGACAGCCGGGCGGCCAGGGCGGCCAGGGCAATGATGACGCCCAGGAACCCGGCCAGGGCCACGGACCGGCGCAGGGCCGGGCTGTCCATGCGGTAGGCAAGGCTCGTCAGGCCCACGTGGAGATAGTGGTGGAATCGGCCCGAGCCGGCGGCTAGTTCGGCGCTGAATACCCCGATGCGGCCGTCGAGCACGGCACGCTCGTAGGTCAGGTCGTCGCTGGCCGTGGGGCCGCTTCGCGGCACGTCCCAGAAGGCCAGGACGGCCAGGGCGCACAGGGCCAGCCCGGCCAAAAAACGGCCGGGGGGCCGCATGGCGTTGTTCATGGCCTGCCGGCTACCAGCCAAGGACGTAGTAGCGCAAGTAGATGTAGCCCATGGAGATGGCGATGGTCCCCAGCGTCACCGGCGCGCCGTACTTGAGGAAGCGGGCGAAGGTGATCTTGTGGCCGGCCTTTTCCGACAGCCCGACCACGATGACGTTGGCCGAGGCCCCGATGGCCGTGCCGTTGCCGCCAAGGCAAGCTCCCAGGGCCAGGGCCCACCAGACCGGCAGCATGGTGGGGTGGGTGTAAAGCGCCGGACCGGTGAGGCCTGTTTCCGGGCCGAGGACCTTCTCGGCCAGCTCGGCCAGAAGCGGATTCATGGTGGCCACAAACGGGATATTGTCCACGATGGCCGAGGCGATGCCGGAAAACCAGACCATGACCATGGACAGCACAAACATGGAGTCCTTGGTGGGGTGGGTGAGCGCAATGACCTTCTGGGAAAACACCTCGATGAGCCCGGCTTTCACCGTGCCGCCGATGATGATGAAAAGGCCAATGAAGAAGAAAATGGTGGGCCACTCCACGTCCTCGAAGACCTTTTGCGGGTCCTCGCCGGAAATGAGCAGCAACGTCGAGGCCCCGAGCAGGGCGATGGTGGCCGGCTCGAAGCCGAGAAAGCCGTGGAGGGTGAAGCCCAAGATGGTCAGCCCAAGGATCAGGCCGGATTTCTTGAGAAGGGCCGGGTCACGAATGAGCGCGCCCTCGTCCATGGCCAGGATGCGGGCTTTCTGGGCCGCGCCCACATGCAGGCGTTGGCCGAAGACAAGTTTCCAGACGAACATCCAGGCGGCCATGACGATGATGATGGCCGGGGTGAGGTGGACGATGAAGTCCATGAAGTCCAGGCCGGCCTTGGAGGCGATCATGATGTTGGGCGGGTCGCCAATGAGCGTGGCCGTGCCGCCGATGTTGGAGGCCAGGGCCTCGGTGATGAGAAAGGGCACGGGGTCGATTTCCAATTCCTTGGCCACCAGCAGCGTCACCGGGGCCAGGAGCAGCACGGTGGTGACGTTGTCGAGGAAAGCCGAGGCCAGGGCCGTGACCACGGCCAGGATGGCCATGATGGCAAAGGGCTCGCCCCGGGCGATTTTGGCGGCGCGCACGGCCACATACTGGAACACGCCCGTCTTGGTCATGATGTTGACCATGATCATCATGGAGATGAGCAGGAAAATGACGTTCCAGTCGACGCCGAGGTCGGCGTCGTGGAGGGCGTCGTGCTGGGTGAGCACCTTGGTCGCCAGGGTGAGCGCCGCGCCGAAAAGCGCCACCTTGGTCTTGTTGATCTTTTCCGAGACGATGACGGCATACGCGCCGACGAAGATGGCGGTGGCGATCCAGAACATGGGCGGGCCTCCGGGATGCTACAGGCCGCAGGAACCGGCCAGGACCACGAGAATGGTGCGCCGGGTGACTTCGCCCACCACCCGGCCCATCGCGTCGACCACGGGCAGGACGTTGTGGCGGCCTTCGGCGAAATAGGCCTCGGCAGCGAACACCGTGTCGTCCGGGGACACGGTGACGACCTCGGCGGTCATGACGTCGCCGGCGGTCTTGTCGCGGCAGGCGGCGGCAAAGCCGTCGCGCAGCACGGCGGCGTCCTCGGGCAGGGCCCGGGCCAACCCCGAATCCACGTAAAAGGGCAGAGCGGCCCGCAGCAGGTCGTAGCAGCTGACCACGCCAAGCAGCCGGTCGGCTTCGTCCACAACATACACGAGCCGGGAATCGCGACGGCGATGGGCGGCGACCAGGTCGCCAAAGGGGGTGTCGCGGCGTGCCCGGGAGAGGTTGGTTCGCATCAGTTCGCGCAGACGCATGGCGGCTCCTTGGTGTCCGGCCGAAACGGCCCGGACAGCCTTGGGGGATGCTCCCGATTAGCGAAAATTGTCAAGGCCGGGCCAGAACTTCGGGGTTGAGGCAGGTGGGCGGCGTGGTTCCTTCCAGCATGGCGATGAGATTTTGGGCGGCCAGCACGGCCATGCCCTCGCGGGCTTCCGTGGTTGCCGAGCCGATATGCGGCGTGATGACGACGTTTGGCAGCGCGGCCAGCCCTTCGGCCAGGCGCGGTTCGAATTCGTAGACGTCCAGGCCCGCCCCGGCGATGCGGCCTTCCCGCAGGGCCACGACCAGGGCGGCCTCGTCGATGATGGGGCCGCGTCCGGTGTTGACCAGGAGGGCGGTGGGCTTCATGCGGGCAAAAGCGGCGGCATTGAAGGCGTGGCGGGTGGTGTCGGTCAGGGGCGCGGTGATGCTCACGACGTCGGCGGCAGCCAGAAACGCCTCGAAGGGCAGGGAGGCGGCCCCGAATTCGGCCACCAGCGCCGGGTTGGGTTTGCGCCCGCCGCAGGTGATGATCTTCATGTCAAACCCGCGCGACAACCGGGCCACGGCCAGACCGATGCGCCCCGGGCCGTAAATGCCAAGGGTCTTGCCGGCCAGCTGCGTGCCGATGAATTGCAGCGGCCCCCAGCCCGACCACTGGCCCGAACGCAGCACCGCGTCCGAGGCCACGATGTGGCGGGCCGTGGCCAGGATCAGGGCAAAGGCCAGCTCGGCCGTGGCCTGGGTCAGCACGTCCGGGGTGTTGGACACGGGCAGGCCCCGGCGGGTGGCCTCGGGCACGTCGATGTTGTCGTAGCCCACGGCGTAGTTGGCGTAGCCCCGAAGCTTGGGGCAGGCGTCGAAAAAGCCGGCGTCGATGCGGTCGGTCAAAAGCCCGATGACGCCGTCGGCGTCCTTGGCCTGGGCCAGCAGTTCGTCGCGGGTCAAGGGCCGGTCCTCGGGGTTGACCCAGACGGTGGCGCGCTCGCGCAAAAGGGCCAGCCCGGCCTCGGGAATGGCCCGGGTGACGACGACATGGGGCAGGGGCTTGGTCATGGCGAACTCCTTGGGCGCGGCCGGGCGCGGGATGTTCGGGGAAAGTTTGCTGATGCTTCCGGCCTTGTCAACGCGGGGCTTGTCGTAACGTGTCGCGGTCGGGCAAGGGGCTTGTCGGTTGGGCGGGAACGTGTCATTTGTTTGCCTATATGGACAATCCAAGGAGTGCCCCATGACCACCATCTACGCCACCTGCCGGGGCGACCGGCGTTTCTACGACGGTGAGCTGCGCGACACCCTGACCCTGGCTGACGCCGTGGCCGCGGCCCGGCCCGGGGATGTGGTGCAGCTGTTGCCCGGAGCTTTTTTTCCGCCCACCCGGATCGACCCGGGCAATCGGGCCCTGGGCGAGGCCTTCCCGGTGGAAATACGGGGCTTTGCCGGCAGCGAGGATGCGCCGCTGACCATCCGGGGCTTTGGACCGACCACGGCTTTTTACGGCGAGGGCAAGGCCGAAATCGCCGACGCCCGGTTGCCCACGGCCGACCAGTTCGCCTTTTTCAAGCTCTTTGACAGCCAGTGGGTGGTGTTCGAGAACTTCGACGTGGCCGGCTGCTGGCCGTGTTTTCTGTTCATGGAACACAGCCGCTACGTTACCGTGCGCAACGTCCGGGTTTTCGACGGCCGCTACGTGGTCTTTGCCCGGGGCGAGCGCAGCCACCACATCCTTATCGAAGGCTGCCGCTGGCGGCAGGACCCCACCGGGGCGCTGTGGCGCGACATCACCTGGGAAGCGGTCAAACGCGAGGACGAGACCGGCTATTACTACTACAACGGCGGCTTTTTCGGCTCGGTGGACATCTCCGGGAGCCTGGTTTTTCGCGAGAACACCCTGTGCACAGCCTTCAACGGCCTGCGTCTCAAGGCCAGCGCCAGCAAGGGCAACCGGCTCAACCACAATGTGGAGATCACCGGCAACCGCTTCCATCGGCTGCGCGACAATCCGGTGGAACCCGAACGCACGGCCGTCAACTGGTATGTCCGGGGAAACCGCATCGTCAATGCCCACGCCTGGTTTTCCATGGACAACGTGGCCGGCGGCTTCTGGTACTACTGCGGCAACACCGGCTATTTCAACGACAAGCCGGGCCTGCCCGAGGGCGACAACACCGGCGGCGCGGTCTACAAGTACGACGTCGAGGGCGGGATGCCGGACCGGCCGGTGCTGGCCGCGTTTAACACCTATTTCCTGCGGGCCAACCTCATCAAGGAAGGCCGCACCAGGAACCTGCGCCATGTCGACAACGTGGTGCTCTTTTGCACCCCGGCCGATCTTCGCGGTTACGATCCCGACCCGCCGTGCCCGTTTCCGGCCTCGTGCCCCGACCCGTGCGCCCCGTCGCCCCTGACCGCCGATCCCGAAAGTTTCGGCTGCGTGCCGCCGCTGGCCGAACCCGGGCCGTCGTTCGTGGCTTCGTCCGAGTTTCTGGACGATCCGGCCGGCGACCGTATCGTCTTTGACGGCGACCTGACCAACCGTCCCTGGCCGGCGGGGTTCGCTCCGGCCGGGTTCGAGGCGGACGGCCGCGTGGAGCCTGCGCTGCATTTTCGCGCCCCCTTTGCCGGCGATCTGCGGCTTTCCGGGCCGTCCCTGCCGGCCGTGCCCGTGCGCCTTGCCGCCGGGACCGACTGGGCCGGGGACTACGACTGGCAAAGCCCGGCCCTGGCCGTGGCCGGCGCGGCCCAGCCGGCCGGCGCGCCGGCCCCGTGTCCGCCTTTTGTCTTCTGTATGCCGGCCAACCCGGCCCCGGGCTATGACGAGGCCCCCCGGCCCGTGGATCTGTCTTTCGAGGCCGGCCGGCTGGTGGTCCACTGTTCCCGGCCCCTGGCCGCCGGGACCTGTCAGGCGCTGGTGCGCGACCGCCGGGGGGAGGTCGTGGAGGTCGCCGGCCGGACCGAGGGCACGCGGCTTTTTCTCACCATCCCGGGACCTTGGCGGCGCAAGGCGGCCCAGGTGGTCCTGCCGGCCGATCTGACGGGCGCGGACGGGCAACGGGTCAGTTTGTGGGGAAATGATCCCCGGGTGACGATTTCATCAAAAATTCACTTTACAACGGCGACGGAAGGCTTAACTGTATGATCAACGGCAACCTCGAAAGAGGTCAATCCCTAGCAGGAGGAAGCCCCGTCACGAATGCCGTATCCCATACCCGGCGAGTCGAGTCGCCCCAGTAGGAAGGCGGGAACGGGCAGCAAACCGGACCGCCAGAATGCAAAGGACAGCTCCGATTGCGTTGATGGATAGTCGGCGTCGCGGCGGACGAGAATGGCCGCACAGACCCCGCTGGCTTCCCGGGAATGACAAGAACGTGACAACGCGCGAAAGCGCAAGATGGAGGTTGACTCCGATGGGCCAGAAGTGAACATATCCGGCGAATGGAGTCGCCCTGTCGGCCCGGCTGCCTGAGGGCCGGAAAGCGAAAGGATTTGCCCGATCGCTACGTGACCCCGCCAGCGGCAGGTAGCCCCCTCGGGGGAGGAGGCCGCCGCATTGGGGAAAAGGTCCTGGAATTTCGGAAACACGCAAAGAAGATTTGCGCGAGCGTCGCGCCAAACCATCATGAACCCACTCCCGGCGAGATGACTCGCCGCGAAGTCGGGGACCGGAGGTTCTCTCCGGATCCCGCCGGGCGGGGGGAACCGCCTTCCCGCCGGGTGCTTCGGGCACGGATCGGCCGCAATAGCCGAAAAAATCCGATGCCGCGACGATTGGGAAACTGGTTTCGGCAATATACGAACAAGACCACTAGCGACCTCGCCTGGCCCCGACGGACCGGGCGAGGTCTTATTTTTATCCTTGGAGGATCGCCGCATCATGACGAGCCAGATCAAGACCGCCTTGCTGCTTGGACTGCTTACCGCGCTCATTCTCATCGTCGGCCAGGCCATGGGAGGCCGCACCGGCCTGGTCATCGCCTTTGGCATGGCCCTGGTCATGAACGTCGGCAGCTACTGGTTTTCCGACAAGATCGTGCTGGCCATGTACGGCGCGCGCGAACTGTCCCCGGCCGACGCCCCGGGTCTGCACGCCATGGTCGAGGAGCTGGCCCGAAACGGCGGCATCCCCAAGCCCCGGGTGATGATCATCGCCCAGGAGGCCCCCAACGCCTTTGCCACGGGCCGCGATCCCGCCCACGGCGTGGTGGCCGTCACCGAAGGCATCCTGCGCCTGCTCTCGCCCGAGGAGCTGCGCGGCGTCATCGCCCATGAGCTGGGCCACATCAAAAACCGCGACATCCTCGTGCAGTCCATCGCCGCCGTGCTCGGTGGGGCCATCGTCATGATGGCCAACATGCTGCAATGGGGCGCTATTTTTGGCCTTGGCCGCAGCAGTGATGATGAAGAAGGCGGCGGCTCCGGGGTGGTCGGCAGCCTGCTCATGGCGATCTTGGCCCCCATCGCGGCCTCGCTTATTCAGATGGCCATTTCCCGCTCCCGGGAATACCTGGCCGACGCCACCGGCGCGCAGCTCTCCGGCACGCCCCTGGCCCTGGCCGGGGCCCTGGGCAAGCTCGACGCCTATTCCCGCCAGATTCCCATGAACGCCAATCCGGCCACGGAAAACATGTTCATCGTCAATCCCTTTGCCGGCATGTCCATGGCTTCGCTTTTTTCCACCCACCCGCCCACCGAGGACCGCATTCGCCGGCTGCGCGACATGGCCGGGCGCTAGGTTTTTTCTTCGACCCAACGGCAAACGAACGGGGCGCGGCGACGCGCCCCGTTTGCAATTGCACCGCCGCAACGGCCTGGGCGTTTTTCAACGTTTGGGGCGGCCGAGCATTCTTGAGACGCGAGAGGAAGATGTCCAGAAAGCCTTGTTTTCGCGCAGCTGATAGCCGTGATGCGGCGCGCTGCCACGAGATAGAGCAATCCGCTTACGAAGGGGCGGAAGCCGCCACCCTGGAAAAGATCGCCCTGCGCATCGACCTCTACCCTGAGGGCTTTGTCGTCATGGAGATCGACGGACAGGTCGCCGGCTTCATCAACAGCGGCTGCGCCCGGAAAGTGGTCATGTCCGACGAGGCGTTCAAGGAACTCGTCGGCCACGATCCGGACGCGCCTAACGTGGTGATCCTGTCGGTGGTGATCGATCCCGCCATGCAGGGCAGGGGATACGCGAGGCTGATGATGGAGGAATTTGTGGAGCGCATGGCGCGGATGGGCAAGGCGACCATTCATCTCATGTGCAAGGAACGCCACGTGGGTCTCTACGCGAAATTCGGATTCCAATACGACAAACCATCGGCCTCGGATCACGGCGGTATGTCCTGGCATGAAATGGTCAGGCGGTTGGATGCGCCAGCTTTGTCGGCCACGCCCCATGGGGACGGGGCATGACGGGCCTTGCTATTGGGCTGGCTATTTCCCCGCCCCCGCAGTAATTTCCCCCCGTCGCCGGACCGGCTCGCCTCCATTTACCGCCGCCGGCAAGGGGTCTCCATGCTCGAATCCAAGGCTTTTCAGCGCACCGCCATGGCCGTGTGGCTTTTTTCCGTGGCCTCGGTGTGCTACCTCTCCCTGCTGCCGGCCATCGAACTGCCGGTCAAATTCTGGAACGCCGACAAGGTCTACCACCTCATCGGCTACGGCTGGCTCGGCTTCTTGCCCCTTTTCGCCTTCGCCCGGGGCGGGACGGCCCGAAACGCCGCCTACCTGATGATTCCCCTGGGCGCTCTCCTCGAATGGGGCCAGTCCTTCGTGCCCGGCCGGGCCTCCAGCATGATGGACGCCGTGGCCAACGCCGTGGGCGTCTTTATCGGCATCTGGCTGGCCGAAACCCTCATGGCCCGCTGCCGTGGCTGCAAAGGCCTTGGCGGGGATGTTGAGCGGATGTAAGAAGGGAAGATGCCTCCGGCGGCCAGGAGAGGCTCTGCCTCTCCTGGACCTCTCCGCTGGGGGCCTGAGGCCCCCAGCCCCCCCCAACGAGGTAACGGGGCGCACGTCCCTGTTGTATTTCCCAGGCTCCTGCCGCCTGATGGCCGGCCCCAGTCCCGTCATTGGCGTCGTCTTCCCCGCTATTTGCCGTTTTTCGTGAGTCCGTCTCCTGCCCCGCACACTTGCTCGCCCGCAATCCCTCGCCTTCCCGCGCCGCTCGCCCGGCCCGACGTTTTTGCCGCCATGCCGGCTTCCTGATGGCTTCGATTAGTTTTATGAATGTTCCATGTTTTTGCACCCTTCGCATTGTCATAATCCCCTGGTCGCGGTAGGGTATCCCAAACCTTTTATCAGGAGAGGGGACCATGGGACATGCCGGCAAAGGGGGCGTGCGGCTCCTTGTCGTGGCGGGGCTTGTGGTCGTTGGCGTGGGACTGTTCCTGGCCCTTGGCCCGCCGGGGCTCTTGGCCAAGTCCGAAACGCCCGACTTTTGCGCTTCCTGCCACGTCATGGAGTCGCAGTACGAGGCCTGGTTCCACCACGGAGCGCACAAACGCATCCGTTGCGTGGACTGCCATCTGCCCAACGACAACACGGCCAGCCACTATCTGTGGAAAAGCATCGACGGAATGAAGGACGTGGTCGTCTTCCATTCCGGCCGGGTGCCCGACGACATCCGGATCTCGGCCCACGGCAAGGAAGTGGTGCAGGCCAACTGCATCCGCTGCCACGAAACGGCCGTGGAAATGATCGACCAGAAGCGCTGGTGCTGGGACTGCCACCGCCGGACCATGCACCGGCATGTGGGCGTGCCGTTTACGCGCTAAGCGCGCGTTCAAACGGCGCAGGCGAATACGGCATGACGGCGGACCGTCGCGGCAAGACGCCTATCCCTTGCCGGGACAATGCCAACAACAACCGAGTCCACCAAAAAGAGGGAAGCGCATATGCGGGGCAAACTGTTGTACAAATTGGCCATGGGCGCGGCGCTGGCCGCCTTTCTCTTCGTCCCCTACGCCTGCTCGCCGCCCAAGCCCGAGCCGGTCAAGACCGTGGTCATCCCCGACGGCGAGATCGATCCGGCCGTATGGGGCAAAGCCTATCCGGAAGAGTACGAAACTTGGAAGATGACCGAGCAGCCCACCCCTGCCGGCAAGAGCAAATACAAACGCGGTTTTGACGCCGATCGCATCACCTACGACAAACTGGCCGAGTTTCCCTACATGGCCTTGCTCTTTAACGGCTGGGGTTTCGGCGTGGAATACAACGAGCCGCGCGGCCATGCCTACATGGTGCGCGACCAGCTGGAAATCGACTCGACCCGGCTCAAGGCCGGCGGCGTCTGCCTGACCTGCAAAAGCCCCTATGCGCCGCTTCTGGTCAAGGAAATGGGCGTCGATTACTACAAGCTGCCCTTCAAGGACGTGCTCAACAAGATTCCCGAGCAGTTCCGCACCCTGGGCGTGGCTTGTATCGACTGCCACAATAACAAGGACATGTCGCTCACCGTCTCGCGCGGCTTCAGCCTGACGCCGGCCTTGGAAGGCATGGGCGTGGACTGGAAAAAGCTCACCCGCCAGGAAATGCGCTCCGTGGTTTGCGCTCAGTGCCACGTGACGTACAACATCCCCAAGGACAAGGAAATGCAGTCCGTGGGCGTGTTCTTCCCCTGGCAGTACGGCAAGTGGGGCGCCATCACCGTCGAGGACGTCATCAAGAAGATCAAGAGCGACGACTCGGTCAAGGAATGGAAGCAGACCGTCACCGGCTTCAAGATGGCCTTCATGCGCCATCCCGAGTTTGAATTCTATTCCAACAACAGCGTGCACTGGAAGGCCGGCGCGGCCTGTGCCGACTGCCACATGCCCTACACCAAGGTGGGCGTGCGCAAGGTGTCCGACCACCGGGTGACCAGCCCGCTCAAAAACGACATGAAGGCCTGCATCCAGTGCCACACCGAAAGCCCGGACTGGCTCAAGCAGCAGGTCATCACCATCCAGGACCGCACCGCCTCGCTGCAGATCCGGGCCGGCAACGCCACGGCCACCACGGCCAAGCTCTTCGAGGCCGTGCACAAGGCCAAGGAGCAGGGCAAGGCCATCGATCAGGCCCTTTACGACCAGGCCAAGGACTTCTACGAGGAAGCCTTCTACCGGTCGCTGTACATCGGCGCGGAAAACTCCATGGGCTTCCACAACCCCACCGAAGCCCTGCGCGTGCTTGGCGACTCCGTGGCCTTTGCCGTCAAGGCCGAGGCCTACCTGCGCCAGGTGCTGACCAAGGCCGGCGTGGACGTGCCCATCAAGGTCGATCTTGAACTGGCCAAGTACCTGGAAGGCCGCGGCGCCAAGAAGCTCGGCGCGCCCGCCGACCAGGAGTTCAAGGACCCCATGGGCGTCCAGGATCGCTTCTAATTCGTCAGGTCCCGACAAGCCAGACGCCCGCTCCGGAGCTTCCGGGGCGGGCGTTTTCGCGTCGGACGGGACAGCGGCACGGCCGGCGAGGGCAAGCGGGCAAGGCTTGCCCCCGGCGGCGCCCCTCGCCTTGACCCCGGGCTGCCCTTGCCCTATCGCCATCGGTATCCCCTCGAAATGGCAAGGAGTGGCCCATGACAACGCCGCGAACCGTGTTGCGCCCCGTTACGGTCCTGGTCTTGCTCCTGTGTCTGGCCGCCCTTGGCCGCCCGGCCCGGGCCGACGACAGCGCCGCCGCCTACGACGCGGCCGTGCGCGAAGCCAAGGCCCATGCCGCCGACCCCGGCCCCTGGAGCGTCTCCAACTTGAAGGTCATCGCCGGCCCGGGTTCGGGCG is from Solidesulfovibrio magneticus RS-1 and encodes:
- a CDS encoding GNAT family N-acetyltransferase — translated: MSRKPCFRAADSRDAARCHEIEQSAYEGAEAATLEKIALRIDLYPEGFVVMEIDGQVAGFINSGCARKVVMSDEAFKELVGHDPDAPNVVILSVVIDPAMQGRGYARLMMEEFVERMARMGKATIHLMCKERHVGLYAKFGFQYDKPSASDHGGMSWHEMVRRLDAPALSATPHGDGA
- a CDS encoding CBS domain-containing protein, whose amino-acid sequence is MRLRELMRTNLSRARRDTPFGDLVAAHRRRDSRLVYVVDEADRLLGVVSCYDLLRAALPFYVDSGLARALPEDAAVLRDGFAAACRDKTAGDVMTAEVVTVSPDDTVFAAEAYFAEGRHNVLPVVDAMGRVVGEVTRRTILVVLAGSCGL
- a CDS encoding zinc metalloprotease HtpX; translated protein: MTSQIKTALLLGLLTALILIVGQAMGGRTGLVIAFGMALVMNVGSYWFSDKIVLAMYGARELSPADAPGLHAMVEELARNGGIPKPRVMIIAQEAPNAFATGRDPAHGVVAVTEGILRLLSPEELRGVIAHELGHIKNRDILVQSIAAVLGGAIVMMANMLQWGAIFGLGRSSDDEEGGGSGVVGSLLMAILAPIAASLIQMAISRSREYLADATGAQLSGTPLALAGALGKLDAYSRQIPMNANPATENMFIVNPFAGMSMASLFSTHPPTEDRIRRLRDMAGR
- the nrfH gene encoding cytochrome c nitrite reductase small subunit, translated to MGHAGKGGVRLLVVAGLVVVGVGLFLALGPPGLLAKSETPDFCASCHVMESQYEAWFHHGAHKRIRCVDCHLPNDNTASHYLWKSIDGMKDVVVFHSGRVPDDIRISAHGKEVVQANCIRCHETAVEMIDQKRWCWDCHRRTMHRHVGVPFTR
- a CDS encoding 2-hydroxyacid dehydrogenase yields the protein MTKPLPHVVVTRAIPEAGLALLRERATVWVNPEDRPLTRDELLAQAKDADGVIGLLTDRIDAGFFDACPKLRGYANYAVGYDNIDVPEATRRGLPVSNTPDVLTQATAELAFALILATARHIVASDAVLRSGQWSGWGPLQFIGTQLAGKTLGIYGPGRIGLAVARLSRGFDMKIITCGGRKPNPALVAEFGAASLPFEAFLAAADVVSITAPLTDTTRHAFNAAAFARMKPTALLVNTGRGPIIDEAALVVALREGRIAGAGLDVYEFEPRLAEGLAALPNVVITPHIGSATTEAREGMAVLAAQNLIAMLEGTTPPTCLNPEVLARP
- a CDS encoding SLC13 family permease; translated protein: MFWIATAIFVGAYAVIVSEKINKTKVALFGAALTLATKVLTQHDALHDADLGVDWNVIFLLISMMIMVNIMTKTGVFQYVAVRAAKIARGEPFAIMAILAVVTALASAFLDNVTTVLLLAPVTLLVAKELEIDPVPFLITEALASNIGGTATLIGDPPNIMIASKAGLDFMDFIVHLTPAIIIVMAAWMFVWKLVFGQRLHVGAAQKARILAMDEGALIRDPALLKKSGLILGLTILGFTLHGFLGFEPATIALLGASTLLLISGEDPQKVFEDVEWPTIFFFIGLFIIIGGTVKAGLIEVFSQKVIALTHPTKDSMFVLSMVMVWFSGIASAIVDNIPFVATMNPLLAELAEKVLGPETGLTGPALYTHPTMLPVWWALALGACLGGNGTAIGASANVIVVGLSEKAGHKITFARFLKYGAPVTLGTIAISMGYIYLRYYVLGW
- a CDS encoding VanZ family protein, which encodes MLESKAFQRTAMAVWLFSVASVCYLSLLPAIELPVKFWNADKVYHLIGYGWLGFLPLFAFARGGTARNAAYLMIPLGALLEWGQSFVPGRASSMMDAVANAVGVFIGIWLAETLMARCRGCKGLGGDVERM
- a CDS encoding right-handed parallel beta-helix repeat-containing protein; protein product: MTTIYATCRGDRRFYDGELRDTLTLADAVAAARPGDVVQLLPGAFFPPTRIDPGNRALGEAFPVEIRGFAGSEDAPLTIRGFGPTTAFYGEGKAEIADARLPTADQFAFFKLFDSQWVVFENFDVAGCWPCFLFMEHSRYVTVRNVRVFDGRYVVFARGERSHHILIEGCRWRQDPTGALWRDITWEAVKREDETGYYYYNGGFFGSVDISGSLVFRENTLCTAFNGLRLKASASKGNRLNHNVEITGNRFHRLRDNPVEPERTAVNWYVRGNRIVNAHAWFSMDNVAGGFWYYCGNTGYFNDKPGLPEGDNTGGAVYKYDVEGGMPDRPVLAAFNTYFLRANLIKEGRTRNLRHVDNVVLFCTPADLRGYDPDPPCPFPASCPDPCAPSPLTADPESFGCVPPLAEPGPSFVASSEFLDDPAGDRIVFDGDLTNRPWPAGFAPAGFEADGRVEPALHFRAPFAGDLRLSGPSLPAVPVRLAAGTDWAGDYDWQSPALAVAGAAQPAGAPAPCPPFVFCMPANPAPGYDEAPRPVDLSFEAGRLVVHCSRPLAAGTCQALVRDRRGEVVEVAGRTEGTRLFLTIPGPWRRKAAQVVLPADLTGADGQRVSLWGNDPRVTISSKIHFTTATEGLTV
- a CDS encoding ammonia-forming cytochrome c nitrite reductase subunit c552, translating into MRGKLLYKLAMGAALAAFLFVPYACSPPKPEPVKTVVIPDGEIDPAVWGKAYPEEYETWKMTEQPTPAGKSKYKRGFDADRITYDKLAEFPYMALLFNGWGFGVEYNEPRGHAYMVRDQLEIDSTRLKAGGVCLTCKSPYAPLLVKEMGVDYYKLPFKDVLNKIPEQFRTLGVACIDCHNNKDMSLTVSRGFSLTPALEGMGVDWKKLTRQEMRSVVCAQCHVTYNIPKDKEMQSVGVFFPWQYGKWGAITVEDVIKKIKSDDSVKEWKQTVTGFKMAFMRHPEFEFYSNNSVHWKAGAACADCHMPYTKVGVRKVSDHRVTSPLKNDMKACIQCHTESPDWLKQQVITIQDRTASLQIRAGNATATTAKLFEAVHKAKEQGKAIDQALYDQAKDFYEEAFYRSLYIGAENSMGFHNPTEALRVLGDSVAFAVKAEAYLRQVLTKAGVDVPIKVDLELAKYLEGRGAKKLGAPADQEFKDPMGVQDRF